One window from the genome of Sesamum indicum cultivar Zhongzhi No. 13 linkage group LG15, S_indicum_v1.0, whole genome shotgun sequence encodes:
- the LOC105177837 gene encoding glycosyltransferase 6-like isoform X2 produces the protein MPKTSTSSRHRSLCVTAAVTALLFCALWAFSDPLPSFSTLLSNPNIKECLQGGRALDMNQEPLHKTFYDDPNIQYTIDKPVIGWDEKRSEWLKHYTTTMFSRNRVLVVTGSQPSPCKNPSGDHLLLRCFKNKVDYSRIHGYDIFYNNALLDPEMRSFWAKIPIIRAAMMAHPEAEWIFWVDSDAIFTDMEFKIPLERYKDHNLVVHGWPNMIYEKKSWVAVNAGVFLIRNCQWSMDFLDVWASMGPKSPDYRKWGQILISTFKDKLFPESDDQSALIYLLLKERRKWGDMIYVENEYSLHGYWLEIVKKFARIAKKYVEIEKRVPRLRRRHAEAVRESYAAELERHLAGGGERQDSGWRRPFITHFTGCQPCSGEHNPAYEGDSCWVGMERALNFADNQVLRSYGFVHPDIANGSYVRPLPFDYPEDESN, from the coding sequence ATGCCTAAAACATCGACTTCTTCGAGACACAGGTCTTTATGTGTTACAGCGGCAGTGACAGCTCTACTGTTTTGTGCTCTATGGGCATTCTCAGACCCATTGCCCAGCTTTTCAACGTTGTTGTCCAACCCCAACATCAAAGAATGTCTGCAAGGTGGCCGAGCACTTGACATGAACCAAGAACCTCTACATAAAACATTCTACGACGACCCCAACATTCAATACACCATAGATAAACCCGTGATTGGTTGGGATGAGAAGAGAAGCGAGTGGTTAAAGCATTACACGACGACCATGTTCTCAAGGAATCGAGTACTCGTTGTCACGGGGTCTCAGCCTTCGCCATGTAAGAATCCTTCCGGAGATCATTTGTTACTTAGATGTTTCAAGAATAAGGTTGATTACAGTAGAATTCATGGCTACGACATTTTCTACAACAATGCATTACTGGACCCGGAAATGCGCTCCTTTTGGGCCAAGATACCAATAATCAGGGCTGCGATGATGGCCCACCCGGAAGCCGAGTGGATCTTTTGGGTCGATTCGGATGCCATCTTCACAGACATGGAGTTCAAGATTCCCTTGGAGAGGTACAAGGATCACAACCTCGTCGTCCATGGGTGGCCCAATATGATTTACGAGAAGAAGAGCTGGGTAGCGGTGAACGCTGGCGTTTTCCTGATACGAAACTGCCAGTGGTCTATGGATTTCCTGGATGTTTGGGCAAGTATGGGCCCCAAAAGCCCGGACTACCGGAAATGGGGCCAGATCTTGATATCAACCTTCAAGGACAAATTGTTCCCGGAATCCGATGATCAATCGGCACTCATTTATTTGCTTCTAAAAGAGAGAAGGAAATGGGGCGACATGATTTACGTGGAAAATGAGTATTCCTTGCACGGCTATTGGCTGGAAATCGTCAAGAAATTTGCTCGTATTGCCAAGAAGTACGTGGAGATAGAAAAGCGGGTGCCGAGGCTGAGGCGGCGGCACGCGGAGGCGGTGAGGGAGAGCTACGCGGCAGAGCTGGAAAGGCATTTGGCGGGAGGAGGGGAGAGGCAGGATAGCGGATGGCGGAGACCGTTCATCACGCACTTCACGGGGTGTCAGCCGTGCAGTGGAGAGCACAATCCGGCATACGAGGGGGATTCTTGCTGGGTGGGAATGGAAAGGGCACTCAACTTTGCGGATAATCAGGTTC
- the LOC105177838 gene encoding uncharacterized protein LOC105177838 produces the protein MGSKRVIRSESKFIRYMKGPIRVLARVRDLYVQSMMGCGGHVNYGNAMGCPTPQIPRLPKSFSSSHINYKTAEEELRELIRLASTRNLTGKIEAELLRSKRPPSHGVTRSHTVAFGRIDEDRAVEFGDEEDVGLLGGGAYPRSRSYAVLRRSKVA, from the coding sequence atgggCTCCAAAAGGGTCATCCGCAGCGAGAGCAAATTCATCAGATACATGAAAGGCCCGATCCGGGTTCTGGCCCGAGTCCGGGATCTGTACGTGCAGAGCATGATGGGTTGCGGCGGCCACGTCAACTACGGCAACGCCATGGGCTGCCCAACCCCACAAATCCCGAGGCTGCCCAAAAGCTTCAGCTCATCacacataaattacaaaactgCAGAAGAGGAGTTGAGGGAGCTGATAAGGCTCGCCTCCACCCGCAACCTCACGGGGAAAATCGAGGCGGAGCTCCTCCGCTCGAAAAGGCCGCCGTCCCACGGAGTGACACGCAGCCACACGGTTGCCTTTGGGAGGATCGACGAAGACAGGGCCGTTGAATTTGGAGATGAGGAAGACGTGGGGTTGCTGGGCGGGGGAGCCTATCCGAGGAGCAGAAGTTACGCTGTTTTGAGAAGAAGTAAGGTAGCGTGA
- the LOC105177837 gene encoding glycosyltransferase 6-like isoform X1: MPKTSTSSRHRSLCVTAAVTALLFCALWAFSDPLPSFSTLLSNPNIKECLQGGRALDMNQEPLHKTFYDDPNIQYTIDKPVIGWDEKRSEWLKHYTTTMFSRNRVLVVTGSQPSPCKNPSGDHLLLRCFKNKVDYSRIHGYDIFYNNALLDPEMRSFWAKIPIIRAAMMAHPEAEWIFWVDSDAIFTDMEFKIPLERYKDHNLVVHGWPNMIYEKKSWVAVNAGVFLIRNCQWSMDFLDVWASMGPKSPDYRKWGQILISTFKDKLFPESDDQSALIYLLLKERRKWGDMIYVENEYSLHGYWLEIVKKFARIAKKYVEIEKRVPRLRRRHAEAVRESYAAELERHLAGGGERQDSGWRRPFITHFTGCQPCSGEHNPAYEGDSCWVGMERALNFADNQVLRCWNIWPMTQLGRPISPTHKDPGPFGWPSPDPEPGPLDPTQVPLFM, translated from the coding sequence ATGCCTAAAACATCGACTTCTTCGAGACACAGGTCTTTATGTGTTACAGCGGCAGTGACAGCTCTACTGTTTTGTGCTCTATGGGCATTCTCAGACCCATTGCCCAGCTTTTCAACGTTGTTGTCCAACCCCAACATCAAAGAATGTCTGCAAGGTGGCCGAGCACTTGACATGAACCAAGAACCTCTACATAAAACATTCTACGACGACCCCAACATTCAATACACCATAGATAAACCCGTGATTGGTTGGGATGAGAAGAGAAGCGAGTGGTTAAAGCATTACACGACGACCATGTTCTCAAGGAATCGAGTACTCGTTGTCACGGGGTCTCAGCCTTCGCCATGTAAGAATCCTTCCGGAGATCATTTGTTACTTAGATGTTTCAAGAATAAGGTTGATTACAGTAGAATTCATGGCTACGACATTTTCTACAACAATGCATTACTGGACCCGGAAATGCGCTCCTTTTGGGCCAAGATACCAATAATCAGGGCTGCGATGATGGCCCACCCGGAAGCCGAGTGGATCTTTTGGGTCGATTCGGATGCCATCTTCACAGACATGGAGTTCAAGATTCCCTTGGAGAGGTACAAGGATCACAACCTCGTCGTCCATGGGTGGCCCAATATGATTTACGAGAAGAAGAGCTGGGTAGCGGTGAACGCTGGCGTTTTCCTGATACGAAACTGCCAGTGGTCTATGGATTTCCTGGATGTTTGGGCAAGTATGGGCCCCAAAAGCCCGGACTACCGGAAATGGGGCCAGATCTTGATATCAACCTTCAAGGACAAATTGTTCCCGGAATCCGATGATCAATCGGCACTCATTTATTTGCTTCTAAAAGAGAGAAGGAAATGGGGCGACATGATTTACGTGGAAAATGAGTATTCCTTGCACGGCTATTGGCTGGAAATCGTCAAGAAATTTGCTCGTATTGCCAAGAAGTACGTGGAGATAGAAAAGCGGGTGCCGAGGCTGAGGCGGCGGCACGCGGAGGCGGTGAGGGAGAGCTACGCGGCAGAGCTGGAAAGGCATTTGGCGGGAGGAGGGGAGAGGCAGGATAGCGGATGGCGGAGACCGTTCATCACGCACTTCACGGGGTGTCAGCCGTGCAGTGGAGAGCACAATCCGGCATACGAGGGGGATTCTTGCTGGGTGGGAATGGAAAGGGCACTCAACTTTGCGGATAATCAGGTTCTTCGCTGTTGGAAT